GGCCCCAGATCATTTCCTTGAGCCCCATCTGCTTCATCTTGGCTTCACTGGTGAAGCCCATCTTGACCCCGACCTGATGCTCGCCGCGGGCGTAGCGCCGGGCGAGCGAGAGCGCCTGCACCTGATAGGCTTCTTCCAGGGTCAGGTCGTGACCGGTTTCCGACAGCTGCGGAATCGCCGTCGCGGTACGCGCGGCGTCATCAACGATTTTAGCTATTTCGTTCAGGTCTTTGCTCATCTCAATGGGTCTCCCTACAACTTGACGCAGACGTTTCTCAGTTCGGTATAGAATTCCAGGCTGTGCACCCCGCCCTCGCGGCCGATGCCGGACTGCTTGGTGCCGCCGAAAGCGGTGCGCAGGTCGCGCAGGAACCAGCTGTTGACCCAGCAGATGCCGCAGTCGATCTGTGCCGCGACCCGGTGACCGCGGGACATATTCTCGGTCCACACTGCCGACGCCAAACCGTAAACCGTGTCATTGGCCCGCGCGATCACTTCCTCTTCCTCATCGAACGGCGTGATATGGCAACAGGGGCCGAAGATTTCTTCCCTCATGACCGCACTGTCGTCGCCAAGCCCGGTCCAGATGGTCGGCTCGACCCAGGCGCCGTCCTTCAGGTCGTCCGGCATGTCCGGCACGCCGCCGCCAATGACCACGGTCGCGCCCAGGTCTTTGGCCAGCTTGTAATAGCCCAGCACCTTCTGCTGATGCTCCTTGCTGATCAGCGGTCCCATGTTGACGGTTTCGTCTTCGGGACGGCCCAGCTTCAGGCCCTCGGCCCCCGCCTTGAGGCGGGCGACAAATTCATCAAAGACCGGCCGCTCGACAAATACCCGCTCGGTGCCGAGGCAGACCTGGCCGCAGTTGGCGAACACCGAACGCATGGTGCCCTCGATGGCCTTGTCCATATCACAGTCGGCAAAGACAATGGCCGGGTTCTTGCCGCCGAGTTCGAAGGAGACATCGCGCACCCCTTCGGCCGCCGCCTTCATGATCGCGGTGCCGGTGCGGGTCTCGCCGGTAAAGGTGATGGCGTCGACGCCCGGATGTTCAGTCAGGAACGCCCCGGCGCTGTCCGGCCCGAAGCCGTGCACCACATTGAACACGCCCCTGGGCACGCCGGCGTCATTCATCACTTCGCCGAGCAGGGTCGTGGTCAGCGGCGTCTCCTCGGACGGCTTGACCACCACGGTATTGCCGCAGGCCAAGGCCGGGCCCACCTTCCAGGTCATCAGCAGCAGCGGCAGGTTCCACGGCGAGATCACCCCGATCACCCCCTTGGGCGTGCGCACGCCGTAATTCTGCG
The DNA window shown above is from Emcibacter nanhaiensis and carries:
- a CDS encoding 2-hydroxymuconic semialdehyde dehydrogenase — protein: MSDRESLHFINGEYTAGSSGLTFENRCPVDGSLIGLVHEGKREEVDAAVSAARAALKGPWGRMSVEERVRMLYRVADGITARFDEFLEAECLDTGKPKSLASHIDIPRGAANFKVFADVIRNVPTEGFFLETPDGAGAQNYGVRTPKGVIGVISPWNLPLLLMTWKVGPALACGNTVVVKPSEETPLTTTLLGEVMNDAGVPRGVFNVVHGFGPDSAGAFLTEHPGVDAITFTGETRTGTAIMKAAAEGVRDVSFELGGKNPAIVFADCDMDKAIEGTMRSVFANCGQVCLGTERVFVERPVFDEFVARLKAGAEGLKLGRPEDETVNMGPLISKEHQQKVLGYYKLAKDLGATVVIGGGVPDMPDDLKDGAWVEPTIWTGLGDDSAVMREEIFGPCCHITPFDEEEEVIARANDTVYGLASAVWTENMSRGHRVAAQIDCGICWVNSWFLRDLRTAFGGTKQSGIGREGGVHSLEFYTELRNVCVKL